A window from Marinagarivorans cellulosilyticus encodes these proteins:
- a CDS encoding AEC family transporter has translation MPKLTLNHEALLPIALAWSVMLFTAALVFLTSRLCRWSKGVTGILMLTVPLGNTSFVGIPLLQAFLGSEALPYAILYDQFGTFLALNTVGVAIASITQPTTNTKHRYGTYIISFPPFITLLIAFCCRWLEYPEWLNEVLPRMAQTLVPVDMVAVGLQWRLRLDRKHLQPLTIGLVYLLLLSPLFTWALLKMLTVEGLVAKVIILEPAMPSMISAGVLATSHHLAPPNSPHPSWATVLQ, from the coding sequence ATCCCCAAATTAACACTAAATCACGAAGCACTTTTACCCATAGCGCTAGCATGGTCGGTTATGCTTTTTACCGCTGCGCTTGTGTTTCTTACCAGCCGGTTGTGCCGATGGTCCAAAGGTGTGACAGGCATCTTAATGCTTACCGTTCCGCTCGGGAATACGAGCTTTGTAGGCATACCTTTACTGCAAGCGTTCTTAGGGAGCGAGGCATTGCCTTATGCAATTCTATACGACCAATTTGGAACTTTTCTGGCTTTAAATACTGTCGGTGTTGCCATCGCCAGTATTACTCAGCCGACGACAAATACAAAGCACCGGTATGGCACATACATTATCAGCTTCCCGCCATTTATCACGCTACTTATCGCCTTTTGCTGCCGCTGGTTGGAATACCCCGAATGGCTCAATGAGGTATTACCCCGTATGGCACAAACTTTAGTCCCAGTGGATATGGTCGCCGTAGGGCTCCAGTGGCGGCTTCGCCTGGACCGAAAGCATTTGCAGCCGTTAACCATAGGCCTTGTTTATCTTTTGTTGCTTTCGCCATTGTTTACATGGGCGCTATTGAAAATGCTGACAGTCGAGGGGTTAGTCGCAAAAGTCATTATTTTAGAACCCGCCATGCCTTCCATGATCTCTGCAGGCGTGCTCGCCACATCACACCACCTAGCCCCCCCAAACTCACCGCATCCATCGTGGGCAACAGTATTACAATAG